A part of Pararhizobium sp. A13 genomic DNA contains:
- a CDS encoding NAD(P)/FAD-dependent oxidoreductase translates to MPASKPHHLVVVGGGFGGLQLVNDLNGAALDITLVDKRNHHLFQPLLYQVATTLLATSEIAWPIRRLYRDRPDVTTILAEVDGVDAAAKTIRLTNGKAIPYDMLVLATGATHTYFGKDEWEAVAPGLKTLEDATTIRRRLLLAFERAEIETDPAVREALLTFTIIGAGPTGVELAGIISELAQSTLPKEFRRVDTRTTRVILVEAGPRVLPGFSEDLSAYAHRALKKRGVEVRTGQRVTSCTEAGVTIDDNFIACRTMVWAAGVQASPAARWLGIEADRAGRAIVEKNLTASGHPDIFIIGDTASVLREDGTPVPGIAPAAKQQGAFVAQVIRARLNGQTEPAGFRYRHQGSLATIGKRSAIIDFGRIKVNGTLAWWIWGIAHIYFLIGTRSRFAVAWSWLWSYLSGQHSARLITQKEAMRDGSADGHAER, encoded by the coding sequence ATGCCAGCATCGAAGCCTCATCATCTGGTGGTCGTCGGAGGCGGATTCGGCGGCCTTCAATTGGTCAATGACTTAAACGGTGCGGCCCTCGACATCACGCTCGTCGACAAGCGGAATCATCATCTTTTCCAGCCGCTTCTCTATCAGGTGGCCACGACGCTTCTGGCAACCTCGGAGATCGCATGGCCGATCCGCCGGCTATATCGCGATCGGCCCGACGTGACGACGATTCTGGCGGAGGTCGACGGTGTCGATGCGGCGGCGAAAACCATCAGGCTGACGAACGGCAAGGCCATCCCTTACGACATGCTGGTGCTGGCGACCGGTGCGACCCATACGTATTTCGGCAAAGACGAGTGGGAGGCGGTCGCCCCGGGTCTGAAAACGCTGGAGGATGCGACGACCATTCGCAGGCGCCTGCTGCTCGCGTTCGAGCGGGCGGAAATCGAGACCGATCCGGCGGTGCGCGAAGCGCTTTTGACGTTTACCATCATCGGCGCCGGCCCCACCGGCGTCGAACTGGCGGGCATCATCTCCGAACTCGCGCAGTCGACCCTGCCGAAGGAGTTTCGCCGCGTCGATACCCGGACAACGCGGGTGATTCTTGTGGAGGCCGGGCCGCGTGTGCTGCCGGGATTTTCCGAAGACCTATCGGCCTATGCGCATCGGGCGTTGAAAAAACGCGGCGTCGAAGTGCGCACCGGCCAGAGGGTAACGTCGTGCACCGAGGCCGGAGTCACGATAGACGACAATTTCATTGCGTGTCGCACGATGGTCTGGGCAGCGGGGGTTCAGGCCTCGCCCGCCGCCCGATGGCTCGGCATCGAGGCGGATCGTGCCGGCCGCGCAATCGTCGAGAAGAACCTCACCGCATCCGGGCATCCGGATATCTTCATCATCGGCGATACGGCTTCTGTCTTGCGGGAGGACGGCACCCCGGTGCCGGGTATCGCGCCGGCGGCAAAGCAGCAGGGCGCTTTCGTCGCACAGGTCATCCGTGCCAGATTGAATGGCCAGACGGAGCCCGCCGGTTTCCGCTATCGCCACCAGGGCAGCCTGGCAACGATCGGCAAGCGATCAGCGATCATCGATTTCGGACGCATCAAGGTGAACGGGACGCTCGCCTGGTGGATATGGGGGATCGCCCATATCTACTTCCTCATCGGCACACGCAGCCGCTTCGCCGTTGCCTGGAGTTGGCTGTGGAGCTACCTCAGCGGCCAGCATAGCGCGCGGCTGATTACGCAAAAAGAGGCCATGCGCGATGGATCGGCTGACGGGCACGCCGAGCGATAG
- a CDS encoding pyridoxine 5'-phosphate synthase — MPAKLSVNLNAIAMLRNRRDLPWPSVTGLGQIALEAGASGLTVHPRPDQRHIRFSDLAPIRALLDDLYPQAEFNMEGFPNEEFLELVERHQPEQVTLVPDDPAQATSDHGWDFRKNHNLLGNVVGRLKKKGFRVSLFADGDPDIEALTIARETGADRIELYTGPYGGCYDDPERGAVLLEELGRTADLAIGLGLDVNAGHDLTVANLPALAARISNLAEVSIGHGLTADALQYGMAETVRRFCCACGQGI; from the coding sequence ATGCCTGCGAAACTCTCGGTAAACCTGAACGCGATCGCCATGCTTCGCAACCGGCGTGATCTCCCCTGGCCATCGGTGACGGGACTGGGGCAAATTGCGCTCGAGGCCGGCGCAAGCGGCCTGACGGTGCATCCGCGTCCGGATCAGCGGCATATCCGTTTCTCAGATCTCGCCCCGATCCGCGCTTTGCTCGACGATCTTTATCCTCAGGCCGAATTCAACATGGAAGGTTTTCCGAACGAGGAGTTCCTGGAACTTGTCGAGCGCCATCAGCCCGAGCAGGTAACGCTGGTACCGGACGATCCGGCGCAGGCGACCTCGGACCACGGCTGGGACTTCCGCAAAAACCACAATCTGCTCGGCAATGTCGTTGGACGCCTGAAGAAGAAGGGGTTTCGGGTGTCGCTGTTTGCCGATGGTGATCCGGACATCGAGGCGCTGACGATCGCCAGGGAGACCGGCGCCGACCGGATCGAGCTTTACACCGGCCCCTATGGCGGCTGTTACGACGATCCCGAGCGGGGTGCCGTGCTTCTCGAGGAGCTGGGGCGCACGGCCGATCTTGCAATTGGGCTTGGTCTCGACGTCAATGCCGGGCACGACCTGACGGTTGCCAATCTGCCGGCGCTGGCGGCGCGGATTTCCAACCTCGCCGAGGTCTCGATCGGCCACGGTCTGACTGCGGATGCACTGCAATACGGCATGGCGGAAACCGTTCGCCGCTTCTGCTGCGCTTGCGGGCAGGGTATTTGA
- a CDS encoding TetR/AcrR family transcriptional regulator C-terminal domain-containing protein translates to MQLAAHPHQPDYSPRQNAVLDSALRLLVDGGEKALTTAGVARAANCSKESLYKWFGDRDGLLSAMIGYQASKVRTFEDNAGILTAVTLREHLVLFASDLLEVLAGDVSLALNRLAIGQASREGSRLGSMLQERGRRQIGKRAGALLEAGRSAGLLAFDDRDEAYDTLYGLIVSDLHLRMLLGEDSGRMAKDFGRRAERAVSAFLRLYGREKGSVQP, encoded by the coding sequence TTGCAGCTTGCCGCCCACCCGCATCAGCCGGATTATTCGCCGCGCCAGAACGCCGTTCTGGACAGCGCGTTGCGGTTGCTTGTCGATGGCGGCGAGAAGGCCTTGACGACGGCAGGCGTGGCGCGGGCGGCCAACTGTTCGAAGGAAAGCCTCTACAAATGGTTCGGTGATCGCGACGGTCTGTTGTCGGCGATGATCGGCTACCAGGCGAGCAAGGTCCGCACGTTCGAAGATAACGCCGGGATATTGACGGCAGTGACGTTGCGGGAGCATCTGGTTCTCTTCGCGAGCGACCTGCTGGAGGTTCTGGCGGGCGACGTGTCGCTGGCGTTGAACCGGCTGGCGATCGGGCAGGCGAGCCGGGAAGGCTCCAGGCTTGGATCGATGCTGCAGGAACGCGGCCGGCGGCAAATTGGCAAGCGGGCGGGGGCGTTGCTGGAAGCGGGGCGTAGTGCCGGGTTGCTTGCGTTCGACGATCGTGACGAGGCCTATGATACGCTCTATGGCCTGATCGTTTCCGATCTGCATCTGCGCATGCTGCTCGGCGAGGATAGCGGCCGCATGGCCAAGGATTTCGGACGAAGAGCGGAGCGGGCGGTTTCGGCCTTCCTGCGCCTCTACGGCCGTGAAAAGGGTTCGGTCCAGCCCTAG
- a CDS encoding AbrB family transcriptional regulator — protein MRPDPAEDPSAPVTSGIGRWHAALQWGLLLLLSAILAGCLELTGIPAALLMGPMVAGAVVGMNGGTIRLPRPALLCGQALIGTMIAETISPGILVTFFANWPLFLAIVAAVIAMSTLSGFVMSRLKILPGTTAIWGSSAGAATSMLVMADAYGADIRLVAFMQYLRVVFVAAAASLVARYWAEVDAAGQEIIWFGPIHLIPFLETLAVAIVGGFLGKWLRVPAGVFLLPFLLGSVLSASGMLTIEIPEWLLAISYAMLGWNIGLGFTRPILAHARRALLPTIISILVLMSFSGLLAFILVETVGIDPLTAYLATSPGGMDSIAIIAASSKVDVPFVMALQTARLLLVMAVGPSLARFVASKATPPR, from the coding sequence GTGAGACCTGATCCTGCCGAAGACCCGTCCGCACCCGTAACGTCGGGTATCGGCCGCTGGCATGCCGCATTGCAATGGGGTCTGCTGCTCCTTCTCTCGGCCATTCTTGCCGGCTGTCTTGAACTCACCGGCATTCCCGCAGCTCTCCTGATGGGCCCCATGGTGGCCGGCGCCGTCGTCGGCATGAACGGCGGCACGATCCGCCTGCCGCGGCCGGCGCTTCTTTGTGGCCAGGCGCTGATCGGCACGATGATCGCCGAGACCATAAGCCCCGGCATTCTGGTCACCTTCTTCGCCAACTGGCCGCTGTTCCTCGCCATCGTCGCCGCTGTCATCGCGATGAGCACGCTGAGCGGCTTCGTGATGAGCCGACTGAAGATCCTGCCGGGAACAACGGCGATCTGGGGCTCCTCGGCGGGTGCGGCGACATCGATGCTGGTCATGGCCGACGCCTACGGCGCCGACATCCGGCTCGTCGCCTTCATGCAATATCTGCGCGTCGTCTTCGTCGCCGCTGCCGCCTCGCTGGTCGCGCGGTACTGGGCGGAGGTCGACGCGGCCGGACAGGAGATCATCTGGTTCGGGCCGATCCATCTGATACCCTTCCTCGAAACGCTTGCCGTTGCCATTGTCGGCGGTTTTCTCGGCAAATGGCTGCGCGTCCCGGCCGGCGTCTTCCTCCTGCCCTTCCTGCTCGGTTCCGTTCTTAGCGCCTCAGGCATGCTGACGATCGAAATTCCCGAATGGCTGCTTGCCATCAGCTATGCCATGCTCGGCTGGAACATCGGCCTCGGCTTTACCCGGCCGATCCTCGCGCATGCCCGCCGCGCGCTGCTACCGACGATCATCTCCATCCTCGTGCTGATGAGCTTTTCGGGACTGCTCGCATTCATCCTCGTAGAGACGGTCGGGATCGATCCGCTGACAGCCTATCTTGCCACCAGCCCCGGCGGCATGGATTCGATCGCCATCATCGCCGCTTCCAGCAAGGTCGACGTGCCTTTCGTCATGGCGCTGCAGACGGCGCGGCTGCTGCTCGTCATGGCCGTCGGCCCGTCGCTCGCACGGTTTGTCGCTTCAAAGGCCACACCGCCGCGATAA
- a CDS encoding NmrA family NAD(P)-binding protein, producing MSETLLVTGAAGQLGRLVLDELLASGKVSPANIIATSRDAAKLADYAAKGVQTRSASFDDAASLEAAFKGADRILIISTDALDEAGKRLRQHQTAVAAAQKASAKHILYTSMPSPETSVIPFAPDHLGTENAIKATGIPYTILRNGWYMENLFLALPHAVADGKWYSASGEGQLAHIARADIARATAAALASGATESATYTLTGETKRTVNEIADVVSKVTGKPLDVVHVTDEQLAGGLKAAGLPDFLIPVIVSFDTNTREGHIDMVTEDAGTLSGEKLATLESFLSASKSVLLG from the coding sequence ATGTCCGAAACCCTCCTCGTCACCGGTGCCGCCGGCCAGCTCGGCCGCCTCGTCCTCGATGAACTCCTCGCCTCCGGCAAGGTCTCGCCGGCCAACATCATCGCCACTAGCCGCGATGCCGCCAAGCTCGCCGACTATGCCGCCAAGGGCGTCCAGACCCGCTCGGCAAGTTTCGACGATGCCGCCTCGCTGGAGGCCGCCTTCAAGGGCGCCGACCGCATCCTGATCATCTCCACCGACGCACTGGACGAAGCCGGCAAGCGCCTGCGCCAGCACCAGACGGCCGTGGCAGCCGCGCAGAAGGCAAGCGCCAAGCATATCCTCTACACCTCGATGCCGAGCCCGGAAACCTCGGTCATCCCCTTTGCGCCGGACCATCTCGGCACCGAAAACGCGATCAAGGCGACCGGCATCCCTTACACCATCCTGCGCAACGGCTGGTACATGGAAAACCTGTTCCTGGCGCTGCCGCATGCGGTCGCCGATGGCAAGTGGTACAGCGCATCCGGTGAAGGCCAGCTTGCCCATATCGCGCGGGCTGACATTGCCAGGGCGACCGCCGCGGCGCTTGCCTCCGGCGCGACCGAGAGTGCGACCTACACGCTGACCGGCGAAACCAAGCGCACGGTGAACGAAATCGCTGACGTCGTATCGAAGGTCACCGGCAAGCCGCTTGACGTCGTGCATGTCACCGACGAGCAGCTCGCAGGCGGGCTGAAGGCCGCCGGCCTCCCCGATTTCCTCATCCCCGTCATCGTCTCCTTCGACACCAATACCCGCGAAGGCCACATCGATATGGTCACCGAGGATGCCGGCACGCTTTCCGGCGAGAAGCTGGCGACGCTGGAAAGCTTCCTGAGCGCCAGCAAATCAGTATTGCTCGGCTGA
- a CDS encoding helix-turn-helix domain-containing protein, whose amino-acid sequence MGMAFSREDCPVRDVIDNIGGKWNTLMILALADGPMRFSALRRLIPDISQRMLTQTLRDLQRDGYIGREVFPTQPPSVEYRLTPLGQSFLVLVKGLVDWSKAHHDAIRAARSEYDATAV is encoded by the coding sequence ATGGGGATGGCTTTTTCCCGTGAGGATTGCCCGGTGCGCGACGTCATCGACAATATCGGCGGCAAATGGAACACTCTGATGATCCTGGCGCTGGCCGACGGACCGATGCGCTTTTCGGCGTTGCGCCGGCTGATCCCGGATATCTCCCAGCGCATGCTGACCCAGACGCTGCGCGACCTGCAACGCGACGGCTATATCGGCCGCGAGGTCTTTCCGACCCAGCCGCCGAGCGTCGAATATCGGCTGACGCCGCTGGGGCAGTCCTTCCTCGTGCTTGTCAAAGGGCTGGTCGACTGGTCGAAGGCGCACCATGATGCGATCCGGGCGGCGCGGTCCGAATATGACGCGACGGCTGTGTGA
- a CDS encoding aspartate/glutamate racemase family protein, with protein MRKIGLIGGMSFESSAVYYRMINEAVRERLGGLHSAEVMLHSVDFQSIVDLQKAGRWDDAAKRLSEVAQGLEAAGAACVLICTNTMHLIADAVQSSISVPLINIIDQTAASMKAAGIKRPLLLATRYTMEHGFYTGRMATHGIDVMVPNAEDRTLVHDIIFNELCAGDVLDTSRQALMTVIERAKSEGADAIILGCTEICLILDPHNLPLPGFDSTAIHAEAAVDFALKGLSQLGQQAA; from the coding sequence ATGCGCAAGATCGGCCTCATCGGTGGAATGAGCTTCGAAAGCTCGGCAGTTTATTACCGCATGATCAACGAAGCCGTGCGCGAACGGCTCGGCGGCCTGCATTCCGCCGAAGTCATGCTGCATTCTGTCGATTTCCAGAGCATTGTCGACCTGCAGAAGGCCGGCCGCTGGGACGACGCCGCCAAGCGACTGTCGGAAGTCGCACAGGGCCTCGAGGCCGCAGGTGCCGCCTGCGTGCTGATCTGCACCAATACCATGCACCTGATCGCCGACGCGGTTCAGTCGTCGATCTCGGTTCCGCTGATCAACATCATCGACCAGACCGCCGCATCGATGAAGGCCGCCGGCATCAAGCGCCCGCTGCTCCTGGCGACGCGCTACACGATGGAGCATGGCTTCTACACCGGCCGCATGGCGACCCATGGCATCGACGTCATGGTTCCGAACGCCGAGGACCGCACCCTCGTGCATGACATCATCTTCAACGAGCTCTGCGCCGGTGACGTCCTCGACACTTCCCGTCAGGCGCTGATGACAGTCATCGAGCGCGCCAAAAGTGAAGGCGCCGACGCGATCATCCTTGGCTGCACCGAGATCTGCCTGATCCTCGACCCGCACAACCTGCCCCTGCCCGGCTTTGATTCCACCGCGATCCATGCCGAGGCGGCCGTTGATTTTGCGCTGAAAGGTTTATCGCAGCTCGGTCAACAGGCGGCCTGA
- a CDS encoding NAD(P)/FAD-dependent oxidoreductase has product MKQLDIGVAGAGPAGLAAALFLSRAGHRVEILERFETPAPVGSGLLMQPTGLTVLNALGLFDTIHAIGSRIDRLHGADANSGRTVLDVRYDAAPGGRYGLAVQRAALFSTLHDAAVADGIRIRTGTDIASTGMRGDRAVLKNAEGVVGDYDLVIDASGARSMLAAKAATAPSIRDLTYGAFWATLDGQGAAYDKSALSQRYDKAKVMIGLLPTGRIRRDEPERVAFFWSLKVADVEAVKAAGLERWKAIIRGYWPDCVSFLDQIEDWDQLTLARYAHRTALPPFSDRLVFIGDSAHSTSPQLGQGANMALLDAAALSHALARYADIPLALAAYARARRNHVRLFQLLSLAFTPFYQSDSNAIAWVRDWLVSTIAKVPPMPGLLASIVAGTLIDPFGPVGLTECKWQEDLSLLSGMA; this is encoded by the coding sequence ATGAAACAACTCGATATCGGCGTGGCGGGAGCGGGACCGGCAGGTCTTGCAGCGGCCCTTTTCCTGTCGCGCGCCGGTCATCGGGTTGAAATTCTCGAACGGTTCGAGACGCCGGCGCCAGTCGGGTCCGGACTTTTGATGCAGCCGACAGGGCTGACTGTTCTGAACGCGCTTGGGCTGTTCGATACCATCCATGCCATCGGCAGCCGCATCGACCGGCTGCACGGCGCCGATGCCAACAGCGGGCGGACCGTACTCGACGTGCGCTATGACGCAGCCCCGGGCGGGCGTTACGGTCTTGCGGTGCAGCGGGCCGCGCTCTTCAGCACGCTGCATGATGCGGCCGTTGCCGACGGCATCCGGATACGCACCGGCACCGATATTGCCTCAACCGGAATGCGCGGTGATCGCGCCGTGCTGAAAAATGCCGAAGGTGTGGTTGGCGACTACGATCTGGTGATCGACGCCAGCGGCGCCCGGTCCATGCTGGCTGCCAAAGCCGCTACCGCGCCTTCCATTCGCGACCTGACCTATGGCGCCTTCTGGGCAACGCTCGACGGCCAGGGCGCGGCCTACGACAAAAGCGCTCTGTCGCAGCGTTACGACAAGGCCAAGGTGATGATCGGCTTGCTACCGACCGGGCGGATACGGAGGGATGAGCCGGAGCGAGTGGCTTTCTTCTGGAGCCTGAAGGTTGCCGATGTCGAGGCAGTCAAGGCGGCTGGACTTGAGCGGTGGAAAGCGATCATCCGCGGCTACTGGCCGGACTGCGTGTCGTTTCTCGACCAGATCGAGGATTGGGATCAGCTGACGCTGGCGCGCTACGCGCACCGGACCGCCTTGCCGCCCTTTTCGGACCGGCTGGTCTTCATCGGCGACAGCGCCCATTCGACCAGCCCGCAATTGGGGCAGGGCGCCAATATGGCGCTGCTCGATGCGGCGGCGCTCAGCCACGCGCTGGCGCGCTACGCTGACATCCCGTTGGCGCTTGCGGCCTATGCCCGGGCGCGCCGCAATCACGTGCGGCTGTTCCAGCTCCTGTCGCTCGCGTTCACGCCCTTCTACCAGTCGGATTCCAACGCCATTGCCTGGGTGCGCGACTGGCTTGTCTCCACCATCGCGAAGGTGCCGCCGATGCCCGGGCTGCTGGCGTCGATCGTGGCCGGCACGTTGATCGATCCCTTCGGGCCCGTCGGCCTGACGGAATGCAAGTGGCAAGAGGACCTCAGCCTGCTCAGCGGTATGGCGTAG
- a CDS encoding ATP-dependent RecD-like DNA helicase, whose translation MEFAPQQDEALKAVSRWLKEGRSPLFRLFGYAGTGKTTLARHFAEHVDGDVLFAAFTGKAAQVLRSKGATNARTIHSLIYRPRGEEEVSDEETGKTSIAPMFAINRQSPVAKAALIIVDECSMVDEALGKDLMSFGTPILVLGDPGQLPPVSGGGYFTNEEPDYLLTDIHRQARDNPIIQLAMHVREGKEIMHGDYGTTAKVISKNEVTQSLVLEADQVLVGTNKTRRRYNMRLRELKGFTTDYPQSGDKLVCLRNDPAKGLLNGSLWQVMTSSKETVKPGINLMIRPEDDDMDRGAAKIKLLKTAFEDVEGEIPWSTRKRYDEFDYGYALTVHKAQGSQWNDVVLFDESWAFRDTRERWLYTAITRAAETLTIVR comes from the coding sequence ATGGAATTCGCACCGCAACAGGATGAGGCCCTCAAGGCCGTTTCACGCTGGCTGAAGGAAGGGCGCTCGCCGCTCTTCCGGCTGTTCGGCTATGCCGGGACGGGCAAGACCACGCTTGCGCGCCATTTCGCCGAGCACGTGGATGGCGATGTGCTGTTTGCCGCCTTCACCGGCAAGGCCGCACAGGTGCTGCGCTCCAAGGGGGCGACCAACGCCAGGACGATCCATTCTCTGATTTATCGGCCACGCGGCGAGGAGGAGGTCTCCGACGAGGAGACCGGCAAGACCTCGATCGCGCCGATGTTTGCCATCAACCGGCAGTCGCCCGTCGCCAAGGCGGCATTGATCATCGTCGACGAGTGCTCGATGGTCGACGAGGCGCTCGGCAAGGATCTGATGAGTTTCGGAACGCCGATCCTGGTGCTTGGCGACCCCGGCCAGCTTCCGCCCGTGTCCGGCGGCGGCTACTTTACCAACGAGGAGCCGGATTACCTGCTGACGGACATTCACCGCCAGGCGCGCGACAATCCGATCATCCAGCTTGCCATGCATGTGCGCGAGGGCAAGGAGATCATGCATGGCGACTACGGCACGACGGCCAAGGTGATTTCGAAGAACGAGGTGACGCAGAGCCTGGTGCTCGAGGCCGACCAGGTGCTGGTCGGCACCAACAAGACACGGCGGCGCTACAATATGCGCCTGCGGGAATTGAAGGGATTTACGACCGACTATCCGCAGTCCGGCGACAAGCTCGTCTGCCTGCGCAACGACCCGGCCAAGGGGCTGCTCAATGGCTCGCTCTGGCAGGTGATGACCTCGTCCAAGGAGACAGTGAAGCCCGGCATCAATCTGATGATCCGCCCGGAAGACGACGACATGGATCGGGGTGCCGCCAAGATCAAGCTGTTGAAGACCGCCTTCGAGGATGTCGAAGGGGAAATTCCGTGGTCGACGCGCAAGCGCTACGATGAATTCGACTACGGCTATGCGCTGACGGTGCACAAGGCTCAAGGCTCGCAATGGAACGACGTCGTGCTGTTCGACGAGAGCTGGGCCTTCCGCGATACACGCGAGCGCTGGCTCTATACCGCGATCACGCGGGCTGCCGAAACCCTGACGATCGTGCGCTGA
- a CDS encoding Lrp/AsnC family transcriptional regulator, with protein MLDERDRKILSLLQEDASLSVGELAEKVNLSLSACSRRIQRLEEAGYVARRIAVLDRDQMGVPTTVFALIKTAHHSDDWIDIFRKVIADIPEIVEAHRLTGNYDYILKVVLPRVEHYDVIYKQIVRKVELFDVSASISMEVLKSGMAVPVDYAR; from the coding sequence GTGCTGGACGAAAGAGACCGGAAGATTCTGTCGTTGTTGCAGGAGGACGCTAGCCTGTCGGTCGGTGAGCTTGCCGAAAAGGTGAACTTGTCGCTCTCAGCCTGCTCGCGGCGCATTCAGCGGCTGGAGGAGGCCGGTTATGTCGCCCGCCGGATCGCGGTGCTCGATCGCGACCAGATGGGCGTACCGACAACCGTCTTCGCCCTCATCAAGACCGCTCACCACTCCGACGACTGGATCGACATCTTCCGCAAGGTGATCGCCGATATTCCCGAGATCGTCGAGGCGCACCGGCTGACCGGCAACTACGACTACATCCTGAAAGTCGTACTGCCGCGTGTCGAGCATTACGACGTGATCTACAAGCAGATCGTCCGCAAGGTGGAACTGTTCGACGTCTCGGCCTCGATTTCGATGGAGGTGCTGAAGAGCGGGATGGCGGTGCCGGTGGATTACGCGCGGTGA
- a CDS encoding helix-turn-helix domain-containing GNAT family N-acetyltransferase, whose amino-acid sequence MNTHATLHDPQPADRIETVRAFNRFYTNQLGLLGRAFLDSRFTLTEARIIYELAARPGLPAKKLIEELHLDPAYLSRILKKFRNDGLLLTRPDPQDQRSQLLELTAEGVSQARILAVRSREEIAAMLSLLNAAQQETIATAMGRIETLLSAPATRDFILRPHQPGDISWVLDRQTKLYIEEYGWNGEYEGLAMRIAADFIQNFKPGREFCWIAEFGGEIAGSVFLVDAGGGTAKLRLLYVEPFARGLGIGRALVHQCVAFARDAGYETLTLWTNDVLVSARKIYEAEGFVLVAEERHHSFGKHLNGQTWQLGL is encoded by the coding sequence ATGAACACACACGCGACCTTGCATGATCCGCAGCCGGCCGACCGCATCGAGACCGTGCGTGCCTTCAACCGCTTCTACACCAATCAGCTGGGCCTGCTCGGCCGCGCCTTCCTCGACAGCCGGTTTACGCTGACCGAAGCGCGCATCATCTACGAACTGGCGGCCCGACCCGGTCTGCCGGCAAAAAAGCTGATCGAGGAACTGCATCTCGACCCCGCTTATCTCAGCCGCATCCTGAAAAAATTCCGCAACGACGGGCTGCTTCTTACCAGGCCGGACCCGCAGGACCAGCGCAGCCAGCTGCTTGAACTGACCGCAGAGGGTGTGTCGCAGGCCCGCATCCTTGCCGTCCGCTCCCGTGAGGAGATCGCGGCCATGCTCTCGCTGCTCAACGCCGCACAGCAGGAAACGATCGCTACCGCCATGGGCCGGATCGAGACGCTCCTTTCGGCGCCGGCGACGAGAGACTTCATCCTTCGCCCGCACCAGCCCGGCGACATCAGCTGGGTTCTCGACCGACAGACGAAGCTTTACATCGAGGAATATGGCTGGAACGGCGAATATGAAGGGTTGGCGATGCGGATCGCCGCCGATTTCATCCAGAATTTCAAACCCGGCCGCGAATTCTGCTGGATCGCGGAATTCGGCGGCGAGATCGCCGGTTCGGTGTTTCTGGTCGATGCTGGCGGCGGCACGGCCAAGCTGCGGCTGCTCTATGTCGAGCCCTTCGCCCGCGGCCTCGGCATCGGCCGCGCGCTGGTTCACCAGTGCGTCGCCTTTGCCCGCGATGCCGGCTACGAGACGCTGACGCTGTGGACCAACGACGTTCTCGTCAGCGCCCGCAAGATCTACGAGGCCGAGGGCTTCGTTCTTGTTGCAGAGGAAAGGCATCACAGCTTCGGAAAGCACCTGAACGGCCAGACCTGGCAGCTCGGTCTCTGA
- a CDS encoding MerR family transcriptional regulator, with the protein MHDQRGAVHKMPEQSKTIHPAPGRRTVSGFLPHLPLPGAISDNHVAIADMADAFGVTHRTLHFYEEKGLLTADRMGPMRVYGLEDIRRMTIINACREIDMPIAEIQDLMQALTACESQDDAAQIFENALNARKRELAAQQSILRRQMQRVSELLESAADGDSSGRAAVTPVHLSPIEAKCLAFMAEGYPANRIANLMDMDLTAVLTLESDIIRKFNGHHRFQAVAKAVLMGFVAAE; encoded by the coding sequence GTGCATGACCAGCGAGGGGCCGTTCACAAGATGCCAGAACAGTCGAAGACCATACATCCTGCACCGGGCCGCCGAACGGTTTCCGGCTTCCTGCCGCATCTGCCTTTGCCGGGAGCCATTTCCGACAACCACGTCGCCATCGCCGACATGGCAGACGCCTTCGGCGTCACGCATCGCACGTTGCATTTCTACGAGGAGAAGGGCCTGCTGACCGCCGATAGAATGGGGCCGATGCGGGTCTACGGCCTTGAGGACATCCGGCGGATGACCATCATCAACGCCTGCCGCGAGATCGACATGCCGATCGCCGAAATTCAGGACCTCATGCAGGCGCTGACGGCTTGCGAAAGTCAGGATGACGCCGCGCAGATATTCGAAAATGCGCTCAATGCCCGCAAGCGGGAACTGGCAGCCCAGCAATCGATCCTGCGGCGCCAGATGCAGCGGGTCAGCGAACTCCTGGAATCGGCCGCGGATGGCGATTCCAGCGGGCGTGCCGCCGTTACACCTGTCCATCTGTCGCCGATCGAAGCGAAGTGTCTTGCCTTCATGGCCGAAGGTTATCCGGCAAACCGCATCGCGAACCTGATGGACATGGACCTGACCGCTGTACTGACGCTTGAATCCGACATCATCCGCAAATTCAACGGCCACCACCGCTTTCAGGCGGTCGCCAAGGCGGTGCTAATGGGCTTCGTCGCCGCCGAGTGA